In one Euzebya tangerina genomic region, the following are encoded:
- the ppk2 gene encoding polyphosphate kinase 2 has product MTASHAGQASDKVFGPEAYSKKRGRLKKAIYEDELARLQVELVKLQEWIKQTGERVVVIFEGRDAAGKGGVIKRITESTNPRIVRVVALGTPSDREKTQWFFQRYVEHLPAAGEMVLFDRSWYNRAGVERVMGFATEEQVQEFMRSCPQFERMLVRSGIRLIKYWFSVSDEVQEERFQDRIATPTKRWKLSPMDIQSRAKWQEYSRAKDEMFAHTDIKQAPWMVVNADIKRHARLNCISHLLDTIPYEDLTPDPIELPPRPENQGGYVRPPMDEQTFVPARY; this is encoded by the coding sequence ATGACCGCCAGCCACGCAGGACAAGCCTCCGACAAGGTCTTCGGACCCGAGGCCTACAGCAAGAAGCGAGGCCGGCTGAAGAAGGCGATCTACGAAGATGAGTTGGCGCGCTTGCAGGTCGAGCTGGTCAAGCTGCAGGAGTGGATCAAGCAGACCGGCGAGCGGGTCGTGGTGATCTTCGAAGGCCGTGACGCAGCCGGCAAGGGCGGGGTCATCAAGCGCATCACCGAGAGCACCAACCCTCGCATCGTCCGGGTCGTGGCACTGGGCACGCCCAGCGACCGCGAGAAGACCCAGTGGTTCTTCCAGCGGTACGTGGAGCACCTGCCGGCCGCCGGGGAGATGGTCCTGTTCGACCGCTCCTGGTACAACCGCGCTGGCGTCGAGCGGGTCATGGGGTTCGCCACGGAGGAGCAGGTCCAGGAGTTCATGCGGTCGTGCCCGCAGTTCGAACGGATGCTGGTCCGCTCCGGCATCCGGCTGATCAAGTACTGGTTCAGCGTGTCCGACGAGGTCCAGGAGGAGCGGTTCCAGGACCGGATCGCCACGCCCACCAAGCGGTGGAAGCTCTCGCCGATGGACATCCAGTCGCGGGCGAAGTGGCAGGAGTACTCCCGCGCCAAGGACGAGATGTTCGCCCACACCGACATCAAGCAGGCCCCCTGGATGGTCGTGAACGCCGACATCAAACGGCATGCGCGGCTGAACTGCATCAGCCACCTGCTCGACACCATCCCGTACGAGGACCTGACACCCGATCCCATCGAGCTCCCACCCCGTCCGGAGAACCAGGGCGGGTACGTGCGCCCGCCCATGGACGAGCAGACCTTCGTCCCCGCCCGCTACTGA
- the mca gene encoding mycothiol conjugate amidase Mca encodes MPAQPSRDLHAMFLHAHPDDESSKGAGTMAKYAKEGYRVSVVTFTDGSAGEILNPALQDQPEILDNMIEVRQAELAEALRIIGVTDHVDLGFPDSGYVEEFAGTGAEPDAELEQTCFYNVPMDEVLAKLVPVIREMRPQVLVTYDEKGGYPHPDHIRTHTATMAAWRAAADPTVMPEAGPAWQAAKVYYQMSFTYKRLSLLHAECERRGIETPFGEWLERWDTDKPEPITTSIDVRDHLATRAQALLAHRTQVDPEGLWFSIPDDLVREIYPFEDFQLAHTTLEGYEPGEGDLESDLFAGLV; translated from the coding sequence ATGCCAGCCCAACCCTCCCGTGACCTGCACGCGATGTTCCTGCACGCTCACCCTGACGACGAGTCGTCCAAGGGTGCGGGGACGATGGCCAAGTACGCCAAGGAGGGGTACCGGGTCTCGGTCGTCACCTTCACCGACGGCAGCGCCGGCGAGATCCTCAATCCGGCCCTCCAGGACCAGCCAGAGATCCTCGACAACATGATCGAGGTGCGCCAGGCGGAGTTGGCCGAGGCGCTGCGGATCATCGGTGTCACCGACCACGTCGACCTGGGCTTCCCCGACTCCGGGTACGTCGAGGAGTTCGCCGGGACGGGGGCTGAGCCCGACGCGGAGCTGGAGCAGACCTGCTTCTACAACGTTCCCATGGACGAGGTACTGGCCAAGCTGGTCCCGGTGATCCGCGAGATGCGCCCACAGGTGCTGGTGACCTACGACGAGAAGGGTGGGTACCCCCACCCCGATCACATCCGGACCCACACCGCCACGATGGCGGCTTGGCGCGCGGCGGCCGACCCGACCGTCATGCCGGAGGCCGGCCCGGCCTGGCAGGCGGCGAAGGTCTACTACCAGATGTCGTTCACCTACAAGCGGCTGTCTCTACTCCACGCGGAGTGCGAGCGTCGCGGGATCGAGACGCCCTTCGGCGAGTGGCTGGAGCGCTGGGACACCGACAAGCCCGAGCCGATCACCACCTCGATCGACGTGCGCGACCACTTGGCGACGCGAGCACAGGCCTTGCTAGCCCACCGGACCCAGGTCGACCCCGAGGGCCTGTGGTTCTCCATCCCCGACGACCTGGTCCGCGAGATCTACCCCTTCGAGGACTTCCAGCTGGCCCACACCACCCTCGAGGGCTACGAGCCCGGCGAGGGCGACCTCGAGTCCGACCTCTTCGCCGGCCTGGTGTAG
- a CDS encoding succinylglutamate desuccinylase/aspartoacylase family protein, which yields MTTSKPALFHRLEGRQAIADLLAGRTDTDVLEVLDGRPALLHLEGDEPGPHRLISVLLHGNEDSGYRALLDWLRSGGRSLRPLWLFIGNVRAATQNGWFGDRFLDDQEDFNRVWGIEPATTRMRICAAQVLDIITAQPLEGAIDIHNNTGDNPMYAIIPDPTAATRSLAALISRIGLIWGTQDNTLMQALEGVCPAVAVECGRAGVAAHVSWARRAIEVFMQAEELRPPDTSGDGWSGPMGEGQRLLEVRFRVEVRREVAFEFAQELSEAHDLSITPGLDAANFGRLHAGTRVGITVPGGDIPFVVLDDTGVDCAPAFLQVDGEGSITLTRDVIPAMMTRSAEQTRRDCLFYIVADLGGTAGEPEPRLPL from the coding sequence GTGACCACGTCCAAGCCTGCCCTGTTCCATCGTCTGGAGGGCCGTCAGGCGATCGCAGATCTGCTCGCCGGGCGGACCGACACCGACGTGCTGGAGGTGCTCGACGGTCGTCCGGCTCTGCTGCACCTGGAGGGGGACGAGCCTGGACCGCACCGGTTGATCTCGGTGCTGCTCCACGGCAACGAGGACTCGGGCTACCGCGCGCTGCTCGACTGGCTGCGTTCCGGCGGGCGGTCGCTGCGGCCGCTGTGGCTGTTCATCGGCAACGTGCGGGCGGCCACGCAGAACGGCTGGTTCGGGGACCGCTTCCTGGATGACCAGGAGGACTTCAACCGCGTCTGGGGAATCGAGCCCGCGACGACCCGGATGCGCATCTGCGCGGCGCAGGTCCTGGACATCATCACCGCCCAGCCGCTTGAGGGGGCCATCGACATCCACAACAACACGGGCGACAACCCGATGTACGCCATCATCCCGGATCCGACAGCGGCGACCCGGTCGCTGGCGGCGCTGATCAGCAGGATCGGGCTGATCTGGGGGACCCAGGACAACACGCTCATGCAGGCCCTGGAGGGCGTCTGTCCAGCGGTCGCCGTGGAGTGCGGTCGCGCGGGGGTGGCGGCCCACGTGTCGTGGGCTCGGAGGGCCATCGAGGTGTTCATGCAAGCCGAGGAGCTCCGACCACCGGACACCTCCGGTGACGGCTGGTCAGGCCCCATGGGTGAGGGGCAACGGCTGCTGGAGGTGCGCTTCCGGGTGGAGGTCCGCCGAGAGGTGGCGTTCGAGTTCGCGCAGGAGCTGTCCGAGGCGCACGACCTGTCGATCACACCGGGGCTGGACGCGGCCAACTTCGGCCGCCTGCACGCCGGGACCCGAGTCGGCATCACCGTGCCTGGTGGGGACATCCCGTTCGTCGTCCTGGACGACACCGGTGTTGACTGCGCCCCGGCCTTCCTGCAAGTGGACGGGGAGGGGTCGATCACGCTGACGCGCGACGTTATTCCGGCGATGATGACGCGCAGCGCGGAGCAGACGCGCCGGGACTGCCTCTTCTACATCGTCGCCGACCTGGGCGGGACGGCCGGGGAGCCGGAGCCGCGGCTGCCGCTGTAG
- a CDS encoding glutamate-cysteine ligase family protein, with amino-acid sequence MGRDIETIQFTREDRRLYREKVKASVQALQQLMDEGRFSTGRRTLGVELEIYITDEECQVLPINAEVLGTLPSPEFQTELAQFNMEFATPPRTIIADCFTHVEDELRQSLTRASTKARDFDARVMIIGILPTLTDFDITEQNLSINPRYEALNKTILAARGEDFVIHIEGDETLSTVTNSIVFEAACTSMQMHLQVDPDDFSRYFNAAQVLSGPLVSVGANSPFFLGKQLHHETRIALFTQATDTRTEELMEQGVRPRVWFGERWLTGGVVELFEENVRFFPSLLPITEPTDLDAILASGDIPKLEELTLHNGTIYRWNRPVYDIAGGRPHLRIENRVLPAGPTVIDCAANIVFYYGLLAGLADTQAPIWPEMSFAAAEENFYTAAQFGLTAQLYWPDLGYVSATELVLRHLLPLARRGLETWQIDEADISRYLGVIEDRVLAKQNGATWQIAVHRHLTEDHGMTKSQAAVGVTSRYARLSEAGEPVHTWPVHD; translated from the coding sequence ATGGGCCGCGACATCGAGACCATTCAGTTCACCCGCGAAGACCGTCGGCTGTACCGCGAGAAGGTGAAGGCGTCTGTCCAGGCGTTGCAGCAGCTGATGGACGAGGGCCGGTTCTCGACGGGGCGGCGCACCCTCGGGGTCGAGCTGGAGATCTACATCACCGACGAGGAGTGCCAGGTCCTCCCGATCAACGCCGAGGTCCTGGGCACCCTGCCATCTCCCGAGTTCCAGACCGAACTGGCTCAGTTCAACATGGAGTTCGCCACGCCGCCCCGGACGATCATCGCCGACTGCTTCACCCACGTGGAGGACGAGCTGCGGCAGTCCCTCACCCGCGCGTCGACCAAGGCACGGGACTTCGACGCCCGGGTCATGATCATCGGCATCCTGCCGACCTTGACCGACTTCGACATCACCGAGCAGAACCTTTCGATCAATCCCCGCTACGAAGCGCTGAACAAGACGATCCTGGCGGCCCGCGGTGAGGACTTCGTGATCCACATCGAGGGTGATGAGACCCTCTCGACGGTCACCAACTCCATCGTCTTCGAAGCCGCGTGCACGTCGATGCAGATGCACCTCCAGGTGGACCCCGACGACTTCTCCCGCTACTTCAACGCCGCGCAGGTCCTGTCGGGGCCGCTGGTCAGCGTTGGCGCCAACTCGCCGTTCTTCCTGGGCAAGCAACTGCACCACGAGACCCGCATCGCGCTGTTCACCCAGGCCACGGACACCCGGACCGAGGAGCTGATGGAGCAGGGTGTGCGGCCGCGGGTGTGGTTCGGCGAGCGCTGGCTGACCGGTGGTGTGGTCGAGCTGTTCGAGGAGAACGTCCGCTTCTTCCCCTCCCTCCTGCCGATCACCGAGCCGACCGACCTGGACGCCATCCTGGCCAGCGGGGACATCCCGAAGCTGGAGGAGCTGACGCTTCACAACGGCACCATCTACCGCTGGAACCGGCCGGTCTACGACATCGCCGGTGGCCGACCGCACCTGCGCATCGAGAATCGTGTGCTGCCCGCCGGCCCGACCGTGATCGACTGCGCGGCGAACATCGTGTTCTACTACGGGTTGCTGGCGGGCCTCGCAGACACTCAGGCGCCGATCTGGCCGGAGATGAGCTTCGCGGCGGCGGAGGAGAACTTCTACACCGCGGCCCAGTTCGGCCTGACGGCGCAGCTGTACTGGCCCGACCTCGGATACGTCAGCGCCACCGAGCTGGTGTTGCGGCACTTGCTGCCGCTCGCCCGTCGTGGCCTCGAGACGTGGCAGATCGACGAGGCCGACATCTCCCGCTATCTCGGGGTGATCGAGGACCGGGTGCTGGCCAAGCAGAACGGTGCGACCTGGCAGATCGCCGTGCACCGCCACCTCACCGAGGACCACGGGATGACGAAGTCCCAGGCCGCGGTCGGGGTGACGTCCCGGTACGCCAGGCTCAGTGAGGCGGGCGAGCCCGTCCACACCTGGCCCGTCCACGACTAG
- a CDS encoding CsbD family protein, giving the protein MANEADKDEVKGRVKEAVGSLTGDEDLKKEGQEDQAAADIKEDLDEKNKDKVDKLKD; this is encoded by the coding sequence GTGGCCAACGAAGCCGACAAGGATGAAGTCAAGGGCCGAGTGAAGGAGGCAGTGGGGAGTCTCACCGGGGACGAGGACCTCAAGAAGGAGGGCCAGGAGGACCAGGCCGCCGCCGACATCAAGGAAGATCTCGACGAGAAGAACAAGGACAAGGTCGACAAGCTGAAGGACTAG
- a CDS encoding MaoC family dehydratase: MSTAAAPVTTIAMDDLPSLIGTELGPTAWRDVTQEDVDTFADVTGDHQWIHIDPERAAEGPFGQTIAHGFLTLSLVSVLIGGLLEVTGSSLTVNYGLNKVRFPAPVPVGTAVRATGVLTSVEEITGGLQGIVNLTIERDGGTKPVCVAEVVFRYYA; the protein is encoded by the coding sequence ATGAGCACCGCAGCAGCCCCCGTGACCACGATCGCCATGGACGACCTTCCGTCGTTGATCGGCACGGAACTCGGCCCCACGGCGTGGCGGGACGTCACCCAAGAGGACGTGGACACCTTCGCCGATGTGACCGGTGACCACCAGTGGATCCACATCGACCCGGAACGAGCGGCCGAGGGACCGTTCGGCCAGACCATCGCGCACGGGTTCCTGACCCTCTCCCTGGTCTCGGTGCTGATCGGCGGGCTGCTCGAGGTCACCGGCTCCTCCCTGACCGTCAACTACGGGCTCAACAAGGTCAGGTTCCCCGCCCCGGTGCCCGTCGGGACGGCCGTGCGGGCCACCGGTGTGCTGACCAGTGTGGAGGAGATCACCGGCGGCCTGCAGGGGATCGTGAACCTCACGATCGAGCGCGACGGTGGGACCAAACCGGTCTGTGTCGCCGAGGTCGTGTTCCGCTACTACGCCTGA
- a CDS encoding AMP nucleosidase, producing MLPDPPTCSPEESEPTRFTDAAEAVAELQRLYREATTFLQERFSDALTGATPQCRFRAFYPEIRIATTSFARTDNRLSFGHVAEPGVYAATITRPDLFANYLTQQIELLVRSHDVPVQVGPSQTPIPIHFALLDHTDLTVPQDGVLPFLIRDVFDVPNLDVTNDAIVNGEAAAAPDGTRPLAPFTAQRVDYSLARLTHYTATDATDFQNHVIFTNYQFYLEEFLAYGREALRDPAAGYQELVGPAGQRVTVEDPEAPLVDPPKLPQMPTYHLTRAGGQGITLVNIGVGPSNAKTATDHIAVLRPHAWLMVGHCAGLRNSQSLGDYVLAHAYLREDHVLDDDLPIWVPIPALAEVQVALEEAVADVTELEGYELKRIMRTGTVVTIDNRNWELREQAGPVKRLSQSRAVALDMESATIAANGFRFRVPYGTLLCVSDKPLHGELKLPGMATSFYRTQVSRHLLIGIRALESLRDMPLERLHSRKLRSFEETAFL from the coding sequence ATGCTGCCCGACCCGCCAACCTGCTCGCCCGAGGAATCCGAGCCGACGCGCTTCACCGATGCGGCGGAGGCTGTGGCCGAGTTGCAGCGCCTGTACCGCGAGGCAACGACGTTCCTGCAGGAGCGGTTCTCCGACGCACTCACCGGCGCGACGCCACAGTGCCGCTTCCGCGCCTTCTACCCCGAGATCCGCATCGCGACGACGAGCTTCGCGCGGACGGACAATCGACTGTCCTTCGGGCACGTGGCCGAGCCCGGCGTGTACGCCGCCACGATCACCCGGCCCGATCTGTTCGCCAACTACCTGACCCAGCAGATCGAGTTGCTGGTCCGGTCCCACGACGTGCCGGTGCAGGTCGGGCCGTCGCAGACGCCCATCCCCATCCACTTCGCCCTCCTCGACCACACCGATCTGACGGTGCCCCAGGACGGGGTGCTGCCGTTCCTGATCCGGGACGTGTTCGACGTCCCCAACCTCGACGTCACCAACGACGCCATCGTCAACGGCGAGGCCGCGGCGGCTCCGGACGGCACGCGCCCACTGGCACCGTTCACGGCGCAGCGCGTCGACTACTCGCTGGCCCGCCTGACGCACTACACCGCAACCGACGCCACCGACTTCCAGAACCACGTGATCTTCACCAACTACCAGTTCTATCTGGAGGAGTTCCTGGCCTACGGCCGCGAGGCACTGCGGGATCCGGCAGCGGGCTACCAGGAGTTGGTCGGTCCGGCGGGACAGCGCGTCACCGTGGAGGATCCTGAGGCGCCGCTGGTCGATCCGCCGAAGCTGCCGCAGATGCCGACCTACCACCTGACCCGTGCGGGAGGGCAGGGGATCACCTTGGTCAACATCGGCGTCGGCCCCTCGAACGCCAAGACCGCAACGGACCACATCGCGGTCCTGCGCCCGCACGCGTGGTTGATGGTCGGCCACTGCGCCGGCCTGCGGAACTCCCAATCCCTCGGCGACTACGTGCTGGCCCACGCCTACCTCCGCGAGGATCACGTGCTGGACGACGACCTGCCGATCTGGGTTCCGATCCCGGCGCTGGCCGAGGTGCAGGTGGCGCTCGAGGAGGCGGTGGCCGACGTCACCGAACTCGAGGGCTACGAACTCAAGCGGATCATGCGGACCGGAACCGTCGTCACCATCGACAACCGCAACTGGGAGCTGCGGGAGCAGGCCGGGCCGGTCAAGCGCCTGTCCCAGTCGCGCGCCGTGGCCCTGGACATGGAGTCGGCCACGATCGCGGCGAACGGCTTCCGGTTCCGCGTGCCCTACGGCACCCTGCTGTGCGTCAGCGACAAGCCGCTCCACGGCGAGTTGAAGCTGCCGGGCATGGCCACCTCGTTCTACCGGACCCAGGTCAGTCGGCACCTGCTGATCGGCATCAGAGCGCTCGAGTCGCTGCGGGACATGCCGCTCGAGCGGCTGCACTCGAGGAAGCTGCGGAGCTTCGAGGAGACCGCGTTCCTCTGA
- a CDS encoding potassium channel family protein, protein MSLLVFIAVVVYLGRDGYVDAEGGPLSFLDTLYYASVTVTTTGYGDISAVTPVTRLAALVLITPARILFLILVVGTTVEILTEQYRQLLATRRWRRRVNDHTLVCGYGSTGRSATAALLADGVAPDGIVVVDTNSLAVEEAALAGFTAIKGDASRVAVLEQAAVERADSVIVTPNRDDTAVLVTLTARELNPDAHIVVTVKERENVHLLEQSGANSVIDRSAAVGRLLGLATRTPRALTVIDDLLDGRSSLELAELAPVSGPDGSLEVPSGVSAIEIIRGSERLLYGSVAGSLQAGDRLIVARPCEPAGASDP, encoded by the coding sequence GTGAGCCTGCTCGTGTTCATCGCCGTCGTCGTCTACCTCGGCCGCGACGGGTACGTCGATGCCGAGGGTGGGCCCCTGAGCTTCCTGGACACGCTCTACTACGCCTCGGTCACGGTCACGACCACCGGGTACGGCGACATCTCCGCCGTGACACCCGTCACGCGACTTGCCGCTCTCGTCCTGATCACCCCGGCCCGCATCCTCTTCCTGATCCTGGTGGTCGGCACCACCGTGGAGATCCTGACCGAGCAGTACCGACAGCTACTGGCAACCCGCCGCTGGAGACGACGCGTGAACGATCACACCCTGGTCTGTGGATACGGCTCGACCGGTCGCAGCGCCACCGCCGCCCTGCTGGCCGACGGGGTCGCACCGGATGGCATCGTCGTGGTCGACACCAACTCCCTGGCGGTGGAGGAGGCGGCGTTGGCCGGGTTCACCGCCATCAAGGGGGATGCGTCCCGGGTGGCGGTCCTCGAGCAGGCGGCCGTGGAGCGCGCCGACTCCGTCATCGTCACGCCGAACCGGGACGACACCGCCGTCCTGGTCACCCTGACCGCACGCGAACTGAACCCCGACGCCCACATCGTGGTGACGGTGAAGGAACGGGAGAACGTCCATCTGCTGGAGCAGAGCGGCGCCAACTCGGTGATCGACCGCTCCGCCGCCGTGGGCCGCCTGCTGGGCCTGGCGACACGGACCCCGCGGGCCCTGACGGTCATCGACGACCTGCTGGACGGCCGCAGCTCGCTCGAGCTCGCCGAGTTGGCTCCGGTCTCCGGGCCCGACGGGAGCCTGGAGGTTCCCTCCGGCGTGTCTGCCATCGAGATCATCCGAGGCTCCGAGCGGCTCCTGTACGGCTCGGTGGCCGGTTCCCTCCAGGCCGGCGACCGACTGATCGTGGCGCGGCCCTGCGAACCTGCCGGAGCCAGCGACCCGTAG
- a CDS encoding helix-turn-helix domain-containing protein, which produces MIGANTRRYRLALGWSQDALATASGLSKGTVVAIEQQRSNPSVATLCALSETLGVGLSTLIEAPAGPLVKQRRVGDAVTLWSTESGSCAKLLIGTDPPAGVELWEWQLRPGDRFDGAAHPRGTTETIRVSAGVLEVTVGPRSTEITADDVLVFQAHDRHTYRCVGDSVVTFSMWIVVGDEGEMPAPHTLRPGAG; this is translated from the coding sequence GTGATCGGCGCCAACACCCGGCGGTATCGGCTGGCGCTGGGGTGGTCCCAGGATGCCCTGGCCACGGCATCCGGTCTGTCCAAGGGCACTGTGGTGGCCATCGAGCAGCAGCGCTCCAATCCATCGGTGGCGACCCTCTGTGCGCTGTCGGAGACCCTCGGTGTCGGCCTGTCCACCCTCATCGAGGCGCCGGCCGGCCCTCTGGTGAAGCAGCGCCGGGTGGGTGACGCGGTCACACTGTGGTCGACCGAGTCGGGCTCATGCGCCAAGTTGCTGATCGGCACGGACCCCCCGGCCGGCGTCGAGTTGTGGGAGTGGCAGCTGCGGCCCGGCGACCGCTTCGACGGCGCAGCCCACCCCCGGGGGACGACGGAGACGATCCGGGTGTCGGCGGGCGTGTTGGAGGTGACGGTCGGCCCCCGCTCGACTGAGATCACCGCGGACGACGTCCTCGTGTTCCAAGCCCACGATCGACACACCTACCGCTGCGTCGGTGACAGCGTGGTCACGTTCTCCATGTGGATCGTCGTCGGGGACGAGGGCGAGATGCCAGCACCTCACACCCTCCGACCCGGCGCCGGCTGA
- a CDS encoding DMT family transporter, with product MTAILLALASAGTFSAADFLGGLASRRADATPVALVSQVVGFALLAVGLIVLPGTPSISAFAWGGIAGLGGAGGLIAYFRALSIGAMGLSAPMASLVGAVLPVSVGLLLGERPGLLAVVGVGLGLAATVLVSLPSSQTPRAEGQHTALLTAALAGVLFGLFFVGLDQAPDDSGLWPLVGARMTGVALIGGLLGFRRATFPRGAALRTAILSGALDMIANILFLLATREGLLVLTTAITSLYPVGVVILAWVVLSERLARSQVSGVVMALMATVLIALP from the coding sequence GTGACCGCGATCCTGCTGGCTCTGGCATCAGCCGGCACCTTCTCCGCTGCTGACTTCCTCGGAGGTCTGGCCAGTCGGAGAGCGGACGCCACCCCGGTGGCCCTGGTCTCGCAGGTCGTCGGCTTCGCCCTCCTCGCCGTCGGGCTGATCGTGCTGCCCGGCACGCCCTCGATCAGCGCATTCGCCTGGGGTGGCATCGCAGGGCTCGGTGGTGCCGGCGGGCTGATCGCCTACTTCCGGGCCCTGTCGATCGGTGCCATGGGCCTCTCGGCACCGATGGCCTCGCTGGTCGGGGCCGTCCTGCCGGTCTCGGTCGGACTGCTGCTGGGCGAACGGCCGGGTCTGCTGGCCGTGGTCGGTGTGGGACTGGGGCTGGCCGCAACCGTGTTGGTCTCCCTCCCAAGCAGCCAGACACCCCGGGCGGAGGGCCAGCACACCGCCCTGCTGACCGCTGCGCTGGCCGGTGTGCTGTTCGGCCTGTTCTTCGTCGGACTGGACCAGGCGCCGGACGACTCTGGCCTGTGGCCACTGGTCGGCGCCCGCATGACCGGCGTGGCGCTGATCGGTGGGTTGCTGGGCTTTCGGCGCGCCACCTTCCCCCGCGGCGCCGCCCTGCGGACGGCCATCCTCTCCGGAGCGCTGGACATGATCGCCAACATCCTCTTCCTGTTGGCGACGCGGGAAGGACTGCTGGTCCTGACGACTGCGATCACCAGCCTCTACCCAGTGGGGGTGGTCATCCTGGCGTGGGTCGTCCTGTCGGAGCGACTGGCCCGTTCCCAGGTCAGCGGGGTCGTGATGGCGCTGATGGCGACGGTGCTCATCGCGCTGCCCTGA